The Vicia villosa cultivar HV-30 ecotype Madison, WI linkage group LG1, Vvil1.0, whole genome shotgun sequence genome includes a region encoding these proteins:
- the LOC131644723 gene encoding protein SMAX1-LIKE 3-like, with translation MRTGNCSLQQGLTTDAANIVKQAITLAKRRGHAQVTPLHVANTMLSVTNGLLRTACLQSHSHPLQCKALELCFNVALNRLPATTSSPMLGSHHSQSQYPSFANALVAAFKRAQAHQRRGSIENQQQPLLTVKIELEQLIISILDDPSVSRVMREAGFNSTQVKTNVEQAVSLENTSSIKENNDQTLSSQSQEKVSNKALVLDPTRVEDINSVVESLKMNQRKSVVVVGECVSNLEGVVKGVMEKFEKGEVDESLKGVKFVSLSLCDFGNVSRVQVEEKVEELKKLATKSFHGKGYVLYLGDLKYLFDYKKQQGIRGYYSSIDHMIMEIGKLVNGVGENGKFWLMCIATFQAYMRCKNGQPSLETIWNLHPITIPAGTLKFSLITNSGIENESRNEKDETRTSWLLHEGVGDDQITQKQQETACFGEPSRKNETEVRSSLQRMSSFKSDSSSSSLPAWLQQYKNENKGITNNDQENCVQVGDLCKKWNNSMCGSTQTQTYHCDDKILTLSSASPSSSTSGFSYEQQQYPNVSQSDRDRSDHQFWISQIQSGSKFNEPSNPNSTSSSELMEMEQINKFKELNLENMKTLCNALEKKVPWQKDIIPEIASTVLQCRSGLTKRKGNLRNIYHDPKEETWLFFQGLDLEGKEKIAKELARLVFGSYNNFTSISLSSFASTRGESSEESRNKRSRDEASCSFIERFGDAMANNPHRVFLVEDIEQVDYCSQLGFKRAIEKGRVLDSNGEEVGFCDAIIILSCESFSSRSRVCSPIQRSSQEDKDDNDDDDVNVATLEETSSYVSLDLNISIDDNYEEDDRLVDEIGLLESVDRNILFKIQEL, from the exons ATGAGAACAGGAAATTGTTCTTTGCAACAAGGCTTAACTACAGATGCTGCAAACATAGTAAAGCAAGCAATAACCCTAGCAAAGCGCCGCGGCCATGCGCAAGTAACACCACTCCATGTAGCAAACACCATGCTTAGTGTTACAAATGGTTTGTTAAGAACAGCTTGTCTTCAATCTCACTCTCACCCTCTTCAATGTAAAGCCTTAGAGCTTTGCTTCAACGTCGCGCTCAATCGCTTGCCAGCGACGACTTCTAGCCCTATGTTAGGTTCTCATCATTCTCAATCTCAGTATCCTTCTTTCGCAAATGCTTTGGTTGCTGCCTTTAAGCGCGCTCAAGCTCATCAACGCCGTGGATCGATTGAGAATCAGCAGCAACCGCTTTTAACGGTGAAGATTGAGCTTGAGCAGCTCATTATTTCAATTCTTGATGATCCTAGTGTTAGTAGGGTTATGAGAGAAGCAGGGTTTAATAGTACTCAAGTGAAAACCAATGTTGAACAAGCTGTTTCCTTGGAAAACACTTCTTCTATAAAGGAAAACAATGATCAAACTCTCTCTTCTCAATCTCAAGAGAAAGTTTCCAACAAAGCATTGGTTTTGGATCCAACTAGGGTTGAAGATATCAACAGTGTTGTTGAGAGTTTAaagatgaatcaaagaaaaagtgttgttgttgtaggagaGTGTGTGAGTAATCTTGAAGGTGTAGTTAAAGGAGTGATGGAAAAATTTGAGAAAGGAGAAGTTGATGAGTCACTTAAAGGTGTTAAGTTTGTGTCACTTTCTCTTTGTGACTTTGGCAATGTTTCAAGGGTACAAGTTGAGGAAAAAGTTGAAGAGCTTAAGAAACTAGCAACAAAGAGTTTTCATGGAAAAGGGTATGTTTTGTATCTTGGAGATCTTAAATATTTGTTTGATTATAAAAAGCAACAAGGGATTAGAGGATATTATTCTTCCATTGATCACATGATAATGGAGATTGGAAAACTTGTTAATGGTGTTGGAGAAAATGGAAAGTTTTGGTTGATGTGTATTGCTACTTTTCAAGCTTATATGAGATGTAAAAATGGACAACCATCACTTGAAACTATTTGGAATCTTCATCCTATCACTATTCCTGCTGGAACCTTGAAATTTAGTCTCATCACTAACAG TGGTATAGAAAATGAgtcaagaaatgaaaaagatgagacTAGAACAAGCTGGCTATTGCATGAAGGAGTAGGAGATGATCAGATAACTCAAAAACAACAAGAAACTGCTTGTTTTGGAGAACCTTCAAGAAAAAATGAGACTGAAGTTAGAAGCAGCTTGCAGAGAATGAGTTCTTTCAAAAGTGATTCTTCAAGTTCAAGTCTTCCTGCATGGCTACAACAATACAAAAATGAGAATAAAGGAATCACCAATAATGATCAG GAGAATTGTGTTCAAGTGGGAGACCTTTGCAAAAAGTGGAACAACTCTATGTGTGGTTCAACCCAAACACAAACCTATCATTGTGATGATAAAATCCTCACATTATCTTCAGCATCACCTTCTTCATCCACTTCAGGATTCTCCTATGAGCAACAACAATATCCAAATGTGTCACAAAGCGATCGCGATCGTTCCGATCACCAATTTTGGATATCTCAAATTCAAAGTGGAAGCAAGTTCAATGAACCTTCTAACCCTAATTCAACTTCTTCTAGTGAGCTTATGGAAATGGAGCAAATTAACAAGTTCAAAGAGCTCAATTTAGAGAATATGAAAACTCTATGCAATGCTTTGGAGAAAAAGGTTCCATGGCAAAAAGATATAATACCGGAAATCGCGAGCACGGTTTTGCAATGTCGATCCGGTttgacaaaaagaaaaggaaatttgAGAAACATTTATCATGATCCTAAAGAAGAAACATGGTTGTTTTTCCAAGGTCTTGATTTGGAAGGTAAAGAGAAAATAGCAAAAGAATTAGCTAGGCTTGTGTTTGGATCTTACAACAATTTCACTTCAATATCATTAAGTAGTTTTGCTTCAACAAGAGGTGAATCAAGTGAGGAAAGTAGAAACAAAAGATCAAGAGATGAAGCAAGTTGTAGTTTCATTGAAAGATTTGGTGATGCAATGGCAAATAACCCTCATAGGGTTTTTCTAGTTGAAGATATAGAGCAAGTTGATTATTGTTCACAACTTGGTTTCAAAAGGGCTATTGAGAAAGGAAGAGTTTTGGATTCAAATGGTGAAGAGGTTGGTTTTTGTGATGCTATTATTATTCTTAGTTGTGAAAGTTTTAGTTCAAGATCAAGAGTTtgttctcctatacaaagatccTCTCAAGAAGACaaagatgataatgatgatgatgatgttaatgttGCTACTTTGGAAGAAACAAGTTCTTATGTTTCTTTGGATTTGAATATTTCTATTGATGATAATTATGAGGAGGATGATAGGTTAGTTGATGAAATTGGGCTGCTTGAATCCGTAGACAGAAATATTCTCTTCAAAATTCAGGAATTGTGA